The Kryptolebias marmoratus isolate JLee-2015 linkage group LG7, ASM164957v2, whole genome shotgun sequence region ACAGACTTTATGAGGACGGACATGGGCTTCACGTGTCGCCATGAAAATGCTCCAAACCCGGAGGGGAAGCATGTAAAAGTCATGTAAAAGTCATGTTTTCACATGAGTAATCCCATCATATGTTACTTTAAACAACTCATTGTTTTGTGACATTCATTCACAGAATTTAATTATTacataaaattataatttgGGCATATTTATGATCTAAAGCAGCCCTTCAATGAGATGATATTTAAGCTGGAGcctgatttgtttaatttgttttaacagtAATTCTGGCGCTGACTCATCGTTGAAATGACAACATGAATTTGAAGTTGGTGAAGTCATTACTTTGAGGTTTGTGTGATTTTACCTGCTGCCTCCGCTGATCGGCGGAGGCGGGTTGCGGCTGGAAGAGTACGTTTCTCGGCCGGTTGTTGGGCGATGAGCTCGAGCGTCCAGACTCGTTCCTGGGCTCTTTAACAAAATACGtttatattaaagataaatgaaataaaacttatttaaacagatttgttcTTCTTACCGTTGCATTTGAGGCCTTGGCATCCTgtgaaaaaaggtaaaaaaaacattaaaatttatattttatttgttgatttaactgatgtttaaatcttattagatttattttctaattgaTGTAAATCCTGCtgtgaacaaaaactgaaattttacagatataagaaaatataaacattttatattattgataagtttttctgtcattgatacttaaataaataaaattaataaagggttataatacatttataatttaaaacttaaacCTTTGAATTGTTTATATAAAGTGCAGTTATAGGATTTTTGCTGGGAACTGTTTATtcaactttaataaaataactatttatttaaattttatttaagaataaaaattatttagaaacaaaacaaacttctttctgtttaaaaaatagaaagcaTCGTTTTAAAGCAtaaagtttttcagtttttccttatTATTCAGCTCGTTTCGTTAacctaaaattgaaaaaaaaaaaaaaattccctttttATTAATAGTTACATTATTTAAAAGCCCATATTTTGATATACTGATATGATATATTATTCTAAGCGACCTGCAGCAGAcgatgaataaataatgaataatttCTTGGTGTTTAGCCTGATTTGACTGAAATCTTTGGGAACTTCTCACCAAGTCGTAGTCGTCGTACTGCAGATCGTCCTGAGCCCAGGAGGCAGAAACgcacagaaacagcaacagcagTGCCTTCATCGTTACCAgtgttcctcctcttcctcctttcccTGAGATCTGTCCTGATCTGGGTTTtattctgtccctcctctgagTTATCGACCGGCTGCAGTTGATCAGTAACATCCTGACTCCGGCCGGGAACAAAAGGGCAAAAGGACGGATTTGTCAGAATTTGTTCAGCAGATGTGTTGAAAGTTGTGGATTTCATGATTTACCGtcagaaaaacaaccagaacatgTTGCTGAGTCATTTTATAAACTCGAGACTTGTTCAGAAACCAGGAAAGTTTGGTTCTTAACTCCAGCGGTTACAGAATAGTTTGTTAGTGGTCGTAAACAGGAGCTCCTTTTATCGTATTTAGTTGTTTGAAATTAAAACTAACATTCATGAAAAGGGTTGTTAAAGTCTGAAATGAAGACATGAGGAGTCGGTGCTCGAAGCTGTAGATGTTTCTGACTTTGCTAAGgaccatggtggccatcttaaagcAGATATACACCCAAacatcactttctgagagtttcatgtgACCctggtcatgagatattttgctaacagacacaagcgATTACTCGATCTCCCGCCTGTCTTTCTTGTGGTTTCACTGTtaagatgtttttctgttttgtgcaaactaaactaaactaacttgttttttaatatttatagtGATGGGAATGATGATTATTGTTgctaaaagtgatttatttggagttaaattcagttcagagagaattatctttaaaacaaacgtTACTGAGTTTGTTTCTGCCGGGAAACGAGGAGATCAGAGGGAGAGATGTCTGGTTGGGTCCAAAAGGGTAAAAGTTCTGACCACAAGCCTCTGCCACTTCACTAAcatttgattcttttatttttattacctggagaaaacacagagaaaaaagcCTAAATAGTATCTGAAGACTGAACCGAATGAGGTGAACCCTGCTGTGCTTCAAAACccaacagcttttgttttgtatttttattgtagcCTAGAGATTAACTTTTATTGggttaactacaaaataaaacaaagaagcagaagTCACTGAACTtccttcagtccttcacaataagagatTCATGCagaagtgtagaggtttaatattagcttctttcacacctgtatgctgtttttaataaaaagttcatTATAAACTTGACCCTTACATTTTTCCATAAAAAGGCTCTGACCTTCTTTAATCAACACCATCTGAGGAATAATTTAGCCTCCTTTTCATAAACCTGGTCCTCTCTTTGTTGAAGACACATTTCACAAtaattttcagtcagtttttgttgctgcttttttattggttagtttaacattttatttttgattatgttgtaatataaaacaaaatgatatgCAGAAAAAGGTCTAATAAACTGATTTCAAAAACACCAATTTCTGACTTCTATTATGTTTTAATCCcagtaaatgaaaagaaaacattaacatGTTGGCTCTCAGATGTGTTCGGGCTTCTTGGAACAAACGAACGGCAGACCGTTGAAGCAGAAGGAACCGTACCATTTCAGCTCCTCCGCTAaaggaaacacagacagaggTCTCAGTTCGATGAGGTTATTTAAAGAATGATGAAGGTTACACAGACTAACTGCACGTCCTGTTAGCTCTGCTGCAGGACAAGGTGCTCGAATCCGTCACACATTTGGCCTGGAGTCCCGTCAACATGCTAAACatgaccgtgtgtgtgtgtgtgtgtgtgggtgttctGGTTTGGTTGCCTCTAAGGGACCTTCTCTGGTAACGTCACCTACATCGTCAGGTCCGGTTCTCCTCACTGGAACCATAGCGCCATTTTGGGGTTAAAGGTTAGATTTAGGGATGAGGTACCTGAACCTCCCTTTATGTTGTGTCTGAGGCAAAGGAAGCATCAGGAGACCCCCTGATTTCATGTTTGGGTGATTTTAGAAGTATGAGATTGACGTTATACAAACAACCAGGCGGGGGCATGTTTGATACGTTcatgttctgtgtttgatttgaggaaaaaaagcaatgaaaaaCAAGAGGAAGGTGAGcgaaatacagaaagaaaaacagacatttaaagcacatgtgtcaaactccattcctcaggggccgctctcctgcatgttttagacgtgttcttgctttaaaacacttgctttaaatggacgacttgctgccatgctcctggagaacctgatgatgtggtgaggaggtgattaaaccgtttgaatcaggtgtgtcggagcagaaaagcctaaaacctccaggacagcggccctcgaggcctggagtttgacccccCCTGATTTAGAGGGAGATGGGATGCACAGATTTAGGGCTGGACTTAAAAGGTTAAGGTTTAAGGCTGGATTTACTGGGAAAGTGTATAAAAACCAAGGTTAAAGGTTATAGGGTTAGTGGGGCTTAGGGTTAGGCATGTACtagtaatggttagggttaagATCaaggttaggctacagaaatgaatgtgtctgtgtgtctgtgtgtgtgtgtgtgtgtgtgtgtgtgtgtgtgtgtgtgtgtgtgtgtgtgtgtgtgtgtgtcattacCTCCATAATTAATTCTCAGACAGCGATTCGGGTTTTTAAACGGTTTGGCGTCATCAACCCAGTTCTCATAGTTGAATTCGGAGCCATCGGACCACATCCAGAAACCGGGCTGTGGAGACACACAGGCACAAATTTATATCGTCAAACAAACTAAGAAATGATTGAAACCAACTTATTGTGTGTGATGTTTTATACACAAGTAAATTCCCCAAAAGAGGAgtgtagaaaattaaaaagaaaccagTGAAATGACTGAATACTGTCTGTCCCTCTGTACactgttttttattgaatttggcTGCAAACCTGACCTGAATGATGTTGTTGCCTCCGATCCAGGCTTCCGGGAAGTCGTGAGAGTCTCCTCTGCTCAAAGACTGGATGAATCGATACTCCTCAGAACTGTGGACCGACGCCAGGTGAGCGCCTTCAAACTGACAGtaaaactgcagagaaaaagattcaaaaagaaacctaaaataaaataaaaggcctgCTGCGGGACGTTACATCAGTCCTCACCTCGGCGGCGGTCCAAGTCTTCGGGGCGTCGATGAAGATGAAACACCGTTTGCCAAACATGGACCAACCGTCTGGGCAGATCTCGTTATTTTCtacaaaatatgttaaataacACTTTATTACACGTTTCCTACACATCTAGGCCttcagtcttgtttcttttgttggtatcaaaatttatttatgaagcCGTTTTGCCACTGGGTGGCGCCAAAATACAACTAGAATtatctaaacattttaaaatgatgaatcAGTGGGAAAAAAGAGATTATATTAGTCAGTGTGGaacaacaaatgaagaaaaaaaatctatttctgataataaattaaaattttgtttctttgaaaccACCACTTAGTTACaattatttctttactttttactttaaaatttgcagtaaaagcaaatattagtttttagtAGTGGTCTTAGTTTGAAAGGGCTATCAGATTTACAGTTGaagcaatattttattttactttaatttattaataataaccACAATATCTTTCTATTGAGAaggaaagtttttgtttttaaacaaaaaagtttttgttttttgtctaaatgtgCTTCAGCAGGTCGGAGGGGCTTTCTGTCACCTTCttctgattcttcttcttcttcttcttcttcttcttcttcttcttctgaatgtTCCTTCTTCGGGGGTTCCCACTGTGAGtcatggctggatggatggttggatggatggttggatggatgattggacggatggttggttggctggttggatggatggttggctggatgaatggacagatggatggattataCCAACACTTTAGTCTCATTTACCTTTCATCACATAGTTCAGTTGAGCCGCTCACCACAGTCTTCCACAGTTTCCCCTGGCATCGTGCTCGTGCCGGGGATGTCCTCTCCGGTGACGATGTTGACGCACCAGCAGGACCCCGTTAACCAAGAGCACTGCTGCGGGAGGAAGTTCCCGTTGGTGTCACACCTCGGACAGAACCAGTCTCCGTAGCTTGGATCTACGGAGCAGTTCTGCCTCCTGAGGTTACAGAGACCTTCTTCCATAAGTCCAGGGAGGTTTGGAGTCATCGAAGGACGTGCCTGACTCAGGGTCAGAACGACGCAAAGTGTGAGGGAAACACCGAGCAGCTTCATGGTGAAGATGGAGGCTGGACTTCcaaaacacaaagtgacagTGTTATAGTAATATAGACGAATAAAAGTTATCAGCTAGAAAGTTTCTAAAGAAACTCCTGAAGGTCCTGTTACAGCTGCTGCCTGAGATCCCAACATAACTTtggaataaactaaactaaaaaggTCTACATGttgatgtataatttatatATGTACCAACAGAAGAGTTGagggagtaagaagagtttgtaaATTAATCGGCGTCATCAACTGTCAGCTGAACActctgtggaaaaatctgtaaaaatcagaaaacttcAGCTGTGATGgagtaaaaatgattaaagatataaaagcctcagctcagtcatttaaagtccaacttcctgtttaaactctgaatgatgtttctgagCTGCTGAATCAGATCCAGACTTTacagaaagctttttaaacaaactgacagaTATTATTCCATCTAAATTCATATGAATAATTTCAGGAGATGATCCAACATATACTCACTTCCTTTCAGGATCAGCTGAAGTGTTGAAGCTTCGGCTGCTTCTCGGCTTTATATCCTGCAGGCTTACTGCTTCTCATGAAGGGTATTGTAGTTTTAAGTTTGAACTTCACAAAAACAACGGACCTTTTCAA contains the following coding sequences:
- the si:dkeyp-75b4.10 gene encoding aggrecan core protein, translating into MKLLGVSLTLCVVLTLSQARPSMTPNLPGLMEEGLCNLRRQNCSVDPSYGDWFCPRCDTNGNFLPQQCSWLTGSCWCVNIVTGEDIPGTSTMPGETVEDCANHPSNQPTNHPSNHPSNHPSNHPSSHDSQWEPPKKEHSEEEEEEEEEEEEESEEENNEICPDGWSMFGKRCFIFIDAPKTWTAAEFYCQFEGAHLASVHSSEEYRFIQSLSRGDSHDFPEAWIGGNNIIQPGFWMWSDGSEFNYENWVDDAKPFKNPNRCLRINYGAEELKWYGSFCFNGLPFVCSKKPEHI